The following nucleotide sequence is from Saimiri boliviensis isolate mSaiBol1 chromosome 6, mSaiBol1.pri, whole genome shotgun sequence.
GCCCAACATCCTCTGCTGAATATCTCCACCCCTTTGGCCAAAGTGGTGGAACATCTGAGTTCTTGGGTCCTCTCCTCCCAGGTCCATTCAGGGGGTTGAGAGGAACACATGAAAGTAATGTGTGATCCTGCCTCAAAACAGAGGAATGACTGCAGTATCCCCAGAAGGTTCGTAGGGTACTAGATTGTTTAAGGAAGTTTCACTTGCACATTTTCACTCCCCTACCCCTGTCAGGAAGTAATCTTTCTCTAAGAAATCCCAAGCACTCAGTCTCTAGGAGACCAGATGTCAAAACAACCACATCTGGTAACATTTGGAATTATAGGATGCATTCCCATCTAAACTggcattaagaaaaacaaaactgcactAACCAAAAATAACCCAAATTTAAGGACCAGAAGCATAAGTCATGGATTTACTATCCCAGGTAGGCTGAGCATTTGGATAATTCTCCTTCTCCAGATACcccacaggaaggaaaaaagaaacgaatttatatatattcatataaagaCTTTTATCTATAGTGCAAAGAGAGGGCCGTCTGGCTCCCCAAAAGGTTCTCAACCCCATCAAGACTGTCCATTTTACAGCTCTAGTTCCAGTTCTTCTCAGAGAGTAAAAGCACTCCAAAGGCCTGTGATCATGGGCACTGATTAAGGGCTGCCGACTCTTCAGATCCAGTTAAATCCCTGGTGTTTGAGCTGTGTGGGAGCTGTGGTTGCTTGCTTCCAGGCTCTGGCTGAGGTCCTGCCGCAAACCCTGCAGCAGCTGGTTTAGGAGTGTAAGGTGGCTGTCTCTGCGAGGcacaggcaggggtgggaggcaATTCCCTTTATACTCGATCACTGCCATCTTGGCCCGATCCGAACTCCGATTTGGGATCTGCAGCATTCTTGTGTAGCCCCCATTTTGATCTTTGTACCGAGGGGCCAGTACTTGAAACAGCTTTGGGATCAAGTCCTTCTCCTACAGGGAGAAGGATCCAAGAGACAGCAGAGTCAGGCACAACTGCGGAGGCATTTAACTTTACGCCACTCCCAAAGGTAAGGCCCACCCACAAGTAGAAagacctcccctcccccaccaatcTGGTAGAGTAATGTTACACAAAGGGTCATTTATAGGGAGTTGTGCAGAGACGTATTCACATCGACTTCAACTAACTTAAGACACGGTTTCTAATTTAGTCAATAACACTGACCGATAAGTGAGTACCCTAGCTTAATTCTGCCCAGTTCTCCTTCCTCCAACCCTTACCCCCGGGAGCAAAGAGTAGGTAGGATTTTGAAGGCGGATAGGACGCACTCACTGTGAGCCAGAAGTCAGCCATGCGCATGGCTCGTTCGTTGGTGTCTCCCAGCTTCCCATAGTCGATGAGCTGTGAGGACAAGGCATCACGGATCCGACCGAGCAAGAAAACAAGACGTCAATCTAATTTCCCTAATGCCGGACCGCAATCCATGCATTCCACTAGCAAAGCACCTCCAGTCTACGCCACCCCTAATTCCGCAGCCCTAACCAGTCTTCCATTAGAGGCGATGGAGAGGCGAGTTCAGCTCAGGGTCCTAGGGGACTCAGACTTGGGGAACGGTTTAGCAGGTTGGTTCCAGTCCCTTTCCACTTGCAGCCGGCCCCGCCCCTTCAAACCAGCCCCGCAGAGTGGACAACGGGGCCCCGCTCCTCACCTTCTCCGCGTAGCCCCTCATCTCGTCCAAACGCGCCCATGGTGCCTCGATGCGTTCGTGCCGCACCAGCCCTGTGAGCAAGTTCCGCAACAGATGGATGCGAGACTCGGGACCAAGGCCCAGACGGCGATATACTCGGCCATGGGAGATGGCTGCAGCGACCGACAGCCGCATGTCCCCACTTTCTGCCCGCCCCTCGGAGGCCGGAACTGGAAACTGGAAGGTAGACCTGGTGGAGGCAATTTCAAGGGACGCATGCGCCTTAGCGCGGAGCGTGGCAAACGTGTTTGCGCATGCGCATCAGGGCCTGCCTCGTTGGCAGTCTGGCAAAGGGCGGAGAAACCGTGTGGAGCTTTTCCAGAGGCGGCGAGCTGGGCGGGCTTCAGGCAGGGTGAGTGCTTGGTGGCAGCCGGAGAACCAGGCGCCCCCTAGTGTGGGATAAGCGGGCATCGAGTTTTTCTTGAGCTGCGTCGGCCGAAGTGTGGCATTTAGGGGGATGGGACTCTCCGCCGCGGAGCCCCCTGGGAAAGAGAGCGTAGGAGGAGAAAGGTCTTTGGAGGGTTCGGGGTCCTGCGGGCTGCCCGCGCTACCCGGCCCGGCAGTGGCCAGCTGGCCTGGCTGACACCTGAGCGCATCGTTTTTAACACAGTGATTTTCAGTAGTAGTGGTGAAATGGATAATAACGATGCCCTGAAGAGAAACGCTGAgagtgaaattttcttttgttgaagCAATcattccagttaaaaaaaaaaaaattgcagcacTAAAAGGCAAAGTAGTGGATCGTTTTTAATTACACCAATGTGGTTTTTTAAGGGGAGAAACATACCTACACATTTATGTGTTAATGAACAATAATATTACAGTTTGTTTTGGAGCCCTAACATCTGCAAATTGGCAATGACTGTCGAAATTGTTCCTTGTTATGGCTTAAGTTGTGCTTTCCCCGTGATTCTTCCTGTCTCCAGAAAGCTGTAAGTCTTAACCTGCAAtaactcagaatgtgaccttatttggaaatagggtcattgcatATGTAACTTGTTAAGATGAAGATATACAGGCATAGGTGGGTGCCTAATCCCAAATGCAcaatgtctgtctgtctgtcgaCACTAGACATTTTGGATTAAGCGGGCCATCGGGTTTTTCTTGTGCTGCGTCAGCAGAAGTGTGGCATTTAGGGCGATGGGTCTCTTTGCCGCGGAGCATCTGAGGAGAAAGGCACCTGGAGGGTTCGGAGTCCTGCGGGCTGAAggctctatctatctatcatctatctatctatctatctatctatctatctatctatccattcatccatccatacatacatatatgcaggctgggcgtggtggttcacgcctgtaataccagcactttgggaggccgaggcaggcagatcacctgaggtcaggagttccagaccagcctggccaacatgttgaaaccccgtctctactaaaaatacaaaaattagccgggtgtagtggctcatgcctgtaattccagttacttaggagattgaggcaggagaatagcttgaacccgggaggtggaggttgcagtgagctgagatcaggccactgcactccagcctggatgacagagtgagactccatctcaaaaaaaaaaaaaaaaaaaaaattgcatatgaAGAGAGAGGGATGGACGCTCAGGGTGATGCTGACCAGGTAAAGACAGAGACATATAGGGAGAAAGCCATGTGACCTTGAAAGCAGAGATGCCAGAGTTAAGCAGTtgcaaatcaatgaatgaattcCAAGAATTGCTGGAGCACACCTGAGGCCAAGGGAAAGGCATAAAACGTACTCTTTTTCAGATCCATCAGAGAGCATGATACTGCTGCTGACacatcagtttctttcttctagCTTCTAGAGCCAcaaacaataaatttctgttgttttaagttttaCAGTTTGTGATAGTTTGTTATAGCAGTTTTAGGAAATGAAATCACTCCTCTTTACATGTATTCAGTAGACGGTATAGTTAGATTTGTCACTCTGTCAGCTTATAGGTGATCAAAGAACATTTCTTTCctagttttaattttgaaaagcttCTTCAATATGAATCAACAAATATGCAAACAGGAAAAGTCATAAACATGTCAATACATTGGCAGAGATTTATACAAATCACACTTCACAGTTACAGAAATTACAATACCATTAATGTCTTGTTTGTATGGGAACAATTCTTGCAGTTTTCAATTGtctttgcaattaaaaaatttcaCTAAGATATTTTCACCAgaagtttttttgagacaaagttttgttcttattgcccaggctggagtgcaatggtgtgctctcggctcactgcaactgcgcctcccaggttcaagcgattcttgtgcctcagcctcccaagtagctgggattactggtaccagccaccacacccggctattttttttttttttgtatttttagtagagattgggtttcaccagattggccagactgatctcagactcctgaccataagtgatctgcccgcctcaacctcccgaagtgctgggattacaggtgtgagccaatgctcCTGGCCCACCAGAAAATGTATCATAAATTTCTATTGGCAAAAACTTGCTAAGAGTCTCTTCCTCTGCAAAAATTAGGTAAAATGAAACATTGATCCATTGTTTTAGAAAATGCTTACACTTG
It contains:
- the MRPL17 gene encoding large ribosomal subunit protein bL17m is translated as MRLSVAAAISHGRVYRRLGLGPESRIHLLRNLLTGLVRHERIEAPWARLDEMRGYAEKLIDYGKLGDTNERAMRMADFWLTEKDLIPKLFQVLAPRYKDQNGGYTRMLQIPNRSSDRAKMAVIEYKGNCLPPLPVPRRDSHLTLLNQLLQGLRQDLSQSLEASNHSSHTAQTPGI